One Pogoniulus pusillus isolate bPogPus1 chromosome 22, bPogPus1.pri, whole genome shotgun sequence DNA segment encodes these proteins:
- the TXNDC15 gene encoding thioredoxin domain-containing protein 15, translating into MWRLLLALAWLFRPFPAGAAAEQSAGEQPHAPESGEPVRYRTAEMADAMLGSGLPAQQAVTLSAVPGGAQGGQALPVARGACGAAAGGDACVAGSSPEVALGPAGGQGREQAVLETVPPAPAEEPNNTDSAKAPKVNCEERNTTGIDRFTVQILNVSQDLMEFLNPNSSDCTLVLFYTPWCRFSASLAPHFNSLPRAFPALHFLALDASQHSSLSTRFGTVAVPNILLFQGAKPMARFNHTDRTLETLKDFIFNQTGIEAKGAVAVTKEDWEGPLPSVLTKGIDWLLLFSVLFLASFVLYATVRTESIRWLIPGQEHEHQE; encoded by the exons ATGTGGCGGCTGCTGCTGGCGCTGGCCTGGCTCTTTAGGCCCTtccctgcag GGGCGGCGGCGGAGCAGAGTGCCGGGGAGCAGCCGCATGCCCCCGAGAGCGGCGAGCCGGTGCGGTACCGGACTGCGGAGATGGCGGACGCTATGTTGGGCAGCGGGCTCCCCGCGCAGCAGGCCGTGACGCTCTCGGCGGTGCCGGGGGGGGCGCAGGGCGGCCAGGCCCTCCCCGTCGCCAGAGGCGCTTGCGGTGCTGCGGCCGGAGGCGATGCGTgcgtggcaggcagcagccctgaaGTTGCCCTCGGGCCGGCGGGCGGCCAGGGtagggagcaggctgtgctggagactgTACCGCCTGCGCCTGCCGAGGAGCCGAACAACACTGACAGCGCCAAAGCTCCCAAAGTGAACTGCGAGGAGAGAAACACTACCGGTATCGACCGCTTCACGGTGCAGATCCTGAACGTGTCCCAG GACCTGATGGAGTTCCTGAACCCAAACAGCAGTGACTGTACCTTAGTCCTGTTCTACACACCCTGGTGCCGCTTTTCCGCCAGCCTGGCACCCCACTTTAATTCTTTACCTCGGGCCTTTCCAGCTCTTCACTTCCTGGCACTGGATGCATCTCAGCACAGCAG TTTATCAACCAGATTTGGAACCGTGGCTGTCCCCAATATCCTCCTTTTCCAAGGTGCTAAGCCAATGGCCAGGTTTAATCACACAGACAGGACGCTGGAAACGCTCAAAGACTTCATTTTTAACCAGACAG GTATAGAAGCTAAAGGTGCCGTGGCTGTGACCAAGGAGGACTGGGAGGGTCCCCTGCCCAGCGTTCTGACCAAAGGCATCGactggctgctgctcttctctgtgctTTTCCTGGCCAGCTTTGTCCTGTATGCCACTGTTCGGACCGAGAGCATTCGCTGGCTTATCCCTGGGCAGGAGCATGAGCACCAGGAGTAG
- the PCBD2 gene encoding pterin-4-alpha-carbinolamine dehydratase 2 isoform X2: MPGGGAGVRLALVGARRAAGRGAAGGSRTAAMSSQSQRLTAEERSQVLPDLKASGWSELGERDAIYKEFHFQTFNQAFGFMTRVALQAERMNHHPEWFNVYSKVQITLTSHDCGSLTKRDVRLAQFIDRAAASL; encoded by the exons ATgcccggcggcggggccggggtgCGGCTGGCGCTGGTGGGAGCGCGGCGGGCTGCGGGCCGGGGAGCCGCCGGCGGGAGCCGCACCGCCGCCATG TCTTCACAGTCTCAGCGGTtgacagcagaggagagaagCCAAGTTCTGCCCGACCTGAAAGCGTCAGGCTGGTCTGAGCTCGGTGAAAGAGATGCCATCTACAAGGAGTTCCACTTCCAAACGTTTAATCAG GCCTTTGGATTCATGACCCGCGTTGCTCTACAAGCAGAGAGGATGAATCACCACCCAGAGTGGTTCAATGTCTACAGCAAG GTGCAGATCACTCTGACGTCCCACGACTGCGGCAGCCTGACCAAGAGAGACGTGAGGCTGGCTCAGTTCATCGACAGGGCTGCTGCCTCGCTGTAG
- the PCBD2 gene encoding pterin-4-alpha-carbinolamine dehydratase 2 isoform X1, translated as MPGGGAGVRLALVGARRAAGRGAAGGSRTAAMQSSQSQRLTAEERSQVLPDLKASGWSELGERDAIYKEFHFQTFNQAFGFMTRVALQAERMNHHPEWFNVYSKVQITLTSHDCGSLTKRDVRLAQFIDRAAASL; from the exons ATgcccggcggcggggccggggtgCGGCTGGCGCTGGTGGGAGCGCGGCGGGCTGCGGGCCGGGGAGCCGCCGGCGGGAGCCGCACCGCCGCCATG CAGTCTTCACAGTCTCAGCGGTtgacagcagaggagagaagCCAAGTTCTGCCCGACCTGAAAGCGTCAGGCTGGTCTGAGCTCGGTGAAAGAGATGCCATCTACAAGGAGTTCCACTTCCAAACGTTTAATCAG GCCTTTGGATTCATGACCCGCGTTGCTCTACAAGCAGAGAGGATGAATCACCACCCAGAGTGGTTCAATGTCTACAGCAAG GTGCAGATCACTCTGACGTCCCACGACTGCGGCAGCCTGACCAAGAGAGACGTGAGGCTGGCTCAGTTCATCGACAGGGCTGCTGCCTCGCTGTAG
- the C22H5orf24 gene encoding UPF0461 protein C5orf24 homolog isoform X2, giving the protein MMHPVASSNAAFCGTGKSSCLNEDSVRAAEQFELYTTQQSKYGHPVSHKPIACQRQDALNDSHLQTTSGRSIETKDELKKKKNLNRSGKRGRPSGTTKSAGYRTSTGRPLGTTKAAGFKTSPGRPLGTTKAAGYKVSPGRPPGKKQQAFRCSSDA; this is encoded by the exons ATGATGCACCCTGTGGCCAGCAGTAATGCAGCTTTCTGTGGGACAGGCAAGAGTTCTTGCCTGAACGAAGACAGCGTGAGAGCTGCCGAGCAGTTTGAGCTGTACACCACGCAGCAGAGCAAGTACGGCCACCCCGTCAGCCACAAACCCATCGCCTGCCAGAGACAGGATGCCCTGAACGACTCCCACTTGCAGACCACAAGTGGCAGGAGTATAGAGACGAAAGATgaactgaagaaaaagaaaaacctcaACCGCTCTGGTAAACGTGGAAGGCCGTCAGGGACCACAAAATCAGCAGGGTACCGCACCAGCACAGGTCGACCCCTGGGGACCACCAAAGCAGCTGGATTTAAGACAAGTCCAGGCAGACCCTTGGGTACAACTAAAGCAGCAGGATACAAAGTCAGCCCAGGCAGACCTCCAG GAAAAAAGCAGCAAGCCTTCAGGTGTTCCAGTGATGCCTAA
- the PCBD2 gene encoding pterin-4-alpha-carbinolamine dehydratase 2 isoform X3 translates to MPGGGAGVRLALVGARRAAGRGAAGGSRTAAMAFGFMTRVALQAERMNHHPEWFNVYSKVQITLTSHDCGSLTKRDVRLAQFIDRAAASL, encoded by the exons ATgcccggcggcggggccggggtgCGGCTGGCGCTGGTGGGAGCGCGGCGGGCTGCGGGCCGGGGAGCCGCCGGCGGGAGCCGCACCGCCGCCATG GCCTTTGGATTCATGACCCGCGTTGCTCTACAAGCAGAGAGGATGAATCACCACCCAGAGTGGTTCAATGTCTACAGCAAG GTGCAGATCACTCTGACGTCCCACGACTGCGGCAGCCTGACCAAGAGAGACGTGAGGCTGGCTCAGTTCATCGACAGGGCTGCTGCCTCGCTGTAG
- the C22H5orf24 gene encoding UPF0461 protein C5orf24 homolog isoform X1, whose product MMHPVASSNAAFCGTGKSSCLNEDSVRAAEQFELYTTQQSKYGHPVSHKPIACQRQDALNDSHLQTTSGRSIETKDELKKKKNLNRSGKRGRPSGTTKSAGYRTSTGRPLGTTKAAGFKTSPGRPLGTTKAAGYKVSPGRPPGSIKALSRLANLSYTCGSAAFPYPMVHNRGIHAAGEGSSQQPNE is encoded by the coding sequence ATGATGCACCCTGTGGCCAGCAGTAATGCAGCTTTCTGTGGGACAGGCAAGAGTTCTTGCCTGAACGAAGACAGCGTGAGAGCTGCCGAGCAGTTTGAGCTGTACACCACGCAGCAGAGCAAGTACGGCCACCCCGTCAGCCACAAACCCATCGCCTGCCAGAGACAGGATGCCCTGAACGACTCCCACTTGCAGACCACAAGTGGCAGGAGTATAGAGACGAAAGATgaactgaagaaaaagaaaaacctcaACCGCTCTGGTAAACGTGGAAGGCCGTCAGGGACCACAAAATCAGCAGGGTACCGCACCAGCACAGGTCGACCCCTGGGGACCACCAAAGCAGCTGGATTTAAGACAAGTCCAGGCAGACCCTTGGGTACAACTAAAGCAGCAGGATACAAAGTCAGCCCAGGCAGACCTCCAGGTAGCATTAAAGCTCTATCACGGCTTGCAAATCTAAGTTATACTTGTGGCAGTGCAGCTTTTCCCTATCCCATGGTGCATAACCGAGGAATACACgctgctggagaaggcagcagccaaCAGCCTAACGAGTAG